The genomic DNA ATCCGACCATTCGGATTGATCGCCCGGAAATCGGGCTTGTGCTGATCACCCTCAGCAATGTTCACAATGTAAGTCTCGTAGGGCATCTCCAGAGCCTCAAGGGTACAGGAGGCCTTGTGGCCGTTCGGGGTCGGTGCGGTGTACAGATCTATCATCTTCTCACCTTTGTACTGCGTCGAGAATCTCTATTTCCGGGGGCACTGCCACCAGCGCTCCCAGGGCCTTGTTAGCCTCGCGGAAATAGTCTGCCTTGCCGTGCGCGTCCAGGGCCGCGGGGCTATCGTACTGCTCCATCACCTTGTAAATCTGTGGGTCTGCCTTGCTGCGATGCAAGGCATAGAGAATATTGCCGGGTTCGTTC from Bacteroidota bacterium includes the following:
- a CDS encoding glutathione S-transferase, with the protein product MIDLYTAPTPNGHKASCTLEALEMPYETYIVNIAEGDQHKPDFRAINPNGR
- a CDS encoding putative quinol monooxygenase is translated as MAIGLLATITVQQGKNAEFEQIFLSLTEQVRANEPGNILYALHRSKADPQIYKVMEQYDSPAALDAHGKADYFREANKALGALVAVPPEIEILDAVQR